DNA from Candidatus Saccharimonadales bacterium:
CCCGTTTTGCCAATAAACTAAAAGGGAAGGCTAACAGCGGAGTTGGTCACTTACTACTAGGACTACTCCAGGCCTTCTTTAAGCCGCCCGAGGCCAAAGATTCAAGTGCACCCGAGATTAGCGAACGCGACAAAAGCCGAATCAGTGAAATCGAAAAGAAAAGCGTAAAACTTGGCTACCAAGTTAAAATGCGAATTTTATATCTGGGAAATACCGAAAAAACAGCAAAACTACGCATGCAGGCAATTGTTGGAACATTCAAGCAATTTAATAGCACCAACCTTAATGGATTTCAGATTAAAGGTGCAGCGTATGGCCAAGAGGGCATAGATAAATTCCGAGCGCGCTTTTTCATAGACAAAGGCTACATCTTAAACATTGAAGAGCTCGCTAGCGTTTACCACCTACCGCACACAACAGTAGAGACGCCGAACATCGTTTGGGCTAGCTCAAAAACGGCCGAGCCACCGGCAAAACTACCAATTATACTTGGCACGGACAGAGATAACGAGATAAGCGCATTCGGCTTAACAAACTTCAGAGGAATTAACCAGCAATTTGGATTATTCCGAGGCGATCGAGGCAGGCACGCTTATATAATTGGTCAAACTGGAACCGGTAAATCGGGAATGCTCGAGCTTTTGGCGCTAAGTGATATTTTCCATAATCAAGGATATGCAATTATTGACCCGCACGGTGATTTTGCAATGGCAAATCTTAAGTTCATTCCACCGTCACGCATAAAAGATGTGGTTTACTTTAACCCGGCCGACATGCAGTTCCCGATTGGTTTCAACCCAATGGAGGTAAGCGATCCAAACATGAAGAGCCATATCAGCTCCGAAGTTATTGGCGTCCTTAAACGCATGTTCGGCGACAGTTGGGGGCCGCGCTTGGAATATATTTTGCGTTACACGATTTTAGCTTTGCTTGATTACCCAAATACAACACTCCTCGATATCACCCGAATGCTAACCGATAAAAAATTCCGCAAGGCTGTAGTAGAAAATTGCCAAGATACTGTGGTTCGTCAGTTCTGGAATGTTGAGTTTGCTAGCTGGAACGACAAATTCTTAGCCGAAGCTATAAGCCCAGTATTAAACAAAGTTGGAGCTTTCACTGCCAACCCAATTATTCGTAATATCATTGGTCAGCCAAAAAGTACATTTAACATTCGCAAAATTATGGACGAGGGCAAGATTTTGGTGGTTAACCTTTCTAAAGGTCTGATCGGTGAAGACAACGCCGGAATCTTAGGGTCTTTCCTTGTGACTAAGATTCAGTTGGCTGCGATGAGCCGCAGCGATATTCCTCTCATCGAAGATCGCAGACCGTTCTATTTATACGTAGATGAGTTCCAGAACTTTGCGACCGATTCGTTTGCCACTATTTTAAGCGAGGCACGCAAGTACGGCCTTAACTTGACCGTAGCCAACCAGTACATCAGCCAAATGGGCGAAACCGTTCGCGACGCAGTATTTGGTAACGTGGGAACAACCATTTCTTTCCGCGTAAGTCCAGATGACTCTCAGATTCTGGGAAAACAGTTTGCGCCGCAATTTTTACCTGAAGACATCATGCAAATGGCAAACCGGCACTTTGTAATTACTATGGTAATAAACGGCGAAAAAACACCCTCGTTCTCGGCTCGCACTTTAACATTGCCGCCAGCACAAACCAACTTTACCGAGCAGATTGTTCAAAATACCAGGCAAAATTACGCACGACCCGTTAACGACGTTGTAGCGGAGATCCAACAGAATGTTAATCCGACCCATAATCAGCAGGCGGTTACCGCGAGTAACAAGCCGAAGGAGCCTAAGCCAGATGAGGTTAAGCCACTACCGATAGTTAACGAAACAAAAATAGAACAAGCTAAACCTGCAGAGCAACCCGCACCACAGAGCGAACCTGCGCTTACTGCCGCCGCCAGTGAGCCCGAAAGCGCCAGCAAAAAGCGGCGCCGACGCAGAAAGCGTAGTAAGAGCAAACAGGGGAGTGAAGTTACAACCGGCCCCGAGCCCCACAATGACAGTTCGTCTTTGAGTCTGCGCTAAAAAGGTAACTTGATTAGAGTGAACTCGCCCTAGTCATCATCAAAGCAGGCGAGGAGTAAAAAGCGTTTGTCGGACGGACCGAACGCGAATCCCCTTTTAAATCGTGCGAAGCTTGCGGATACTTGACATCTAATCGTATTTGAACCTACTAAAATTATCTACCACTAGAACAAAAATCGAACATGGCTATTGGAAATTATGCATGGCCGTAACGAAGTTATTATTTATATGCTAATTGAAATAAATCTACTGCAAAATGAAGAGGTAGGCAAATTAAAAAACTAAAGAAAAAAACAGTGAAAAAGACGGGATTATAGGTAATGCAGGAAGCATAATCGGGATAGATGTTATGTCGCACAATATATCTTTTACGACACTACATGTATAAATCAAAAACATGTACTTATTCATCTTTTAAGAGGTAGGGTATCTAATATATCTATAAAACTCATGTAAACTCTACTAAACAACCTTTGCTTATGCGTCATGCGATCAGGTTTACCGATTAATAAATGGATCTAGGTATAAGGTATGCGTTATTTTGACTTTTCCACAGGCTATGTTAAAAATATGCATTTTGTTGTCATTTTTAGACATTTTTTCACACAACCTCCCCACCCTGATTCCCTGCCTCAAAACTTTCTATTTTAAATATAAGTATCAAAAATATTTTCTAGCGATGTTGATCATGAAAAAATTAATAGAACAAAAATCGAACTAAAGAGAGTGAGAGAGTAGTGTCTATTTGTAATATGCCTTATGCGCAACGCGAACATCGAGATACTGAGGCTTGATTCCCTTTGCGTCGAAATACTTAATAGCATTATATATATCTTCAGCCTGCTCCACCGGATCGCGGTCGATGTGCGTTTTTATAGCATATTCCCTGCCCTCAAGCTTTAGATGAATCTCACGCGTAGATGGCGGGATTACAACCTCTGTAACCTTGCCCAATTCATAGCTCTCGACAGCTCCAATAAGTTGCCCTAAAAACCTGATAAAACGCGATGAGGCAACCGCTCCGCCGCCCTCATCAGGTCTTATGCCGGATTGATCCGTAACAACCAAACCAGGTTCCTCGAAATGATTGTAAATAAAAGCCTCACCATCTTTGTCTACGTAAAAGTTCTGATTGCCAGCCTTCCAAACAATCAAGGGCTTTCTGAACTCAAGATCAAACTCTAAGTTCCCTCCATACCAATTACGATTAACATACACATCATCAACTTCGCTGTGAGCGCTTTTGACGTATTCGTTAACTTCATCTTGGGAAATCGTAAAACCGAAATGCTGTAGCGGTGTTTTGGCCATGAAATCGTTTATTGTTTTTTTATAAACGTCAACATTCGGCATGTTACTGGCTGGCGCGAAAACAATCTGCGGATTCTTGATATACATTGCGAACATATACATTAAAATCGCAAAAACTCCCGCCCATGATGCTGCTGATTTAGCGAACGTTTTAAGTCTTGCTTTGCGTTCATGGCTCTTAAGGCGATCAGTTTTTAACTGACCGGTTTTTTCGGCAGTAGGAGCAACCTTTTCGGAAGTACTACCAGTTAAAGTTCTACTGCGTCTGAATACATAGCCATTTTGCCCATCCATAAGATTGGGCTGCCTAGGTTGTTGTTTTTTAAACCACCACTTCATTTAGCTAGGCTCGCTCTTTATTTTTATATGCAGCACTTACGATCAACTCGGCCATATCGATTGCAGAATCGGGCTTCGCAAACTTATAAATAGCTTTGGACAAATCGTTCATTGTTTTTTTGTCATCAATAATCTTTTCGATTGCAAGCTTTAAGATGACAGGATTCATTACGATTTTATCCTCTTGTACCACAATCGCAGCGCCAGCTTTGGCAAAAACTTCAGCATTTTTGATCTGATGACCGCCCGTTAAATATGGGTTTGGAACGATTATAGTCGGCTTTGCCATAGCTGCCAGTTCACTAGTAGTCGTTGCGCCCGCACGTGTGACAACCACGTCAGCGCCACCAAACGCCAAAGCCAAACCGTTTATAAAGGGCTTTACAACATAGTCGGCGCTCTCAGGGGCGCGTTGCATGACTTCGTTGTAATTCGATTGTCCTGTTATATGTAAAATGGAACATTTTTTAAGCAACGGTTCAGCCACACTGACGATCGCTCGATTTAAGTTGCGCGCCCCCAAACCTCCGCCAGTCACAACTACAAGTGGCTTTTTAATATCTACCATGCCTAAAACGGATCTGCATTTTTCTTTTTCTTGCTGCGTAACTGGCCTAAAAGCAGCGCTTACTGGAACGCCAACGTAATGCGTTTTTTCCCTGGGGTAAGGGTAGTTTTCCACCGGCGCACCGGTTGCAATTATTGTCGCATGCTTTGCTAACAGTTTATTGGTTAAACCCGGCAATGAATCCGAATCATGAATAACTAAAGGGATCTTTAAAAATGACGCCGCTAAGCCCACAGGCAAGCAAACAAAGCCACCTTTTGTAAAAACTACATCGGGCTTAACTTTTCGTAAATACCTAACACTCTGTAATAATCCCACACCGGTTACGAAAACATCTCCAATGTTTTTAAAAGTCATAGGTAAATTGAAGATTTGTTTCCATACGCTCACAGAATGAAAGCGGCGAAACTTACCGGCATTTATTTTTTTGACTGGAACTTTAAAATTAAGAGTATCAATAATACCCGTGGCTTGCTGTCCAAAAGCTTTGTCGGTTATAAAATAAGCTTTTAAGTTTTTATCGTGCTTTTTAAGCTCACGCAGTACCGCTAAAACCGGTGTTACGTGCCCGCCCGATCCGCCGCCGGCCGCCAAAATTGTCATCAGTTCCTCCTTGTGTTGACTGAGTTGGGTTGTGTCTGGTGTATCTGGAAATCTGAATTACTAAACCAAGCGCGGCCAACATACACAGCAAGCTTGTGCCACCAAAACTTACAAACGGTAATGTTATGCCGGTTAGCGGGAAAATTCCTAACATTGCACCCACATTTATAATACTATGCGAGAACACCCAACCAAAGGTGCCGGCAATTACTAGCTTGGGGAAAAGTTGCGAAGTTTGATCCATAATTTTTAGCATCCGCCAGAACATCCCACCAAAGAGGCCTAGCACCGCCACTGTCCCTAAAAATCCAAACTTCTCGGCTAAAATTGCAAAAATTGAGTCGTTAGCCGCCTCGGGCAAATAACCGAACGCCTGAATGCTTCGTCCTAAACCCTTACCAGTCATACCTCCGCTGCCGATCGCAATCAACGCTTGATTTTCATGATACCCCATGTCAGTCGTAGTAGAGCTACTGTGGTTAAAATATGTCAGGATTCGCTCCATTCGATGCGGAGCCAACAAGATAAATATTACACCCAGCCCGACCACCAAACCGATTAGCATTGCGAAAAACTTTAGCTTGACGCCAGCCATAAAAAGCATGATCAGCGCAATCGCAAATAACGTTAGGCCGGTTCCCAAGTCTTTTTGCAAACCAACAATAACGATCGTCGAAGTGATTAGCAAAACACTCAACGGAACAAAAGTTTGCTTAATGTCGTTTAATTCGCCCTGTGCAACTCTGGCGGCCAAAAAACTGGCTAAGAAAACTAGCAACGCAAGCTTCATGACCTCGGCTGGCTGAAAGCTAATTATCCCAAGATCAAGCCAACGACAAGCACCATTAACGCAAAGGGCTAACGGGGTTGCCTGAAGTAGAAATGGCAACGTGCCTAAGATTATTCCTACGATTAAAATGTTTAGGCTATTTTTACGCCACCAGCCAAGCGGCACAAAGGCAGCAATTGCAAACGCCGCACCGCCAATTGCAATGTAAATTAATTGCCTAAACAAAAAATAATGTTGACTAATCTCGGTTTCACTTGAGCTAATCCTCGCAATTAGCGCTGGGCTGATCGAATAAATAACGATCAGCCCTAAAAGGACCAAGGTACAGATGAAAAGGATTAATGGCATATCTGGACGATGTTTGCGTATCCCCTCAAACTCATCTACAAACCTAGTGATCCGCCCTCCCCTGCTTGGGTTCATCCTAAACGTACCCGCCTGTCAAAAATATAATCAAACCGATTGCTGCACAAATTTGCGCTAGTAACCAAAATCGCATCGTAATTTTTGTCTCTGGCCAACCGGTCGCCTCAAGGTGGTGGTGAATGGGCGCAGATATAAAAACCTTTCTTCCCAAAAACTTTTTGCTTAGTAGCTGAATCGAGCTTGAACCGGCTTCGATCACAAAGACTAAACCAATAATCGGCAGTAAAAACAAGGTGTTTGTTAACATTGCCACAACACCCAATGCCGTGCCTAAAGCAAAGGACCCTACATCCCCCATAAAAAACCGGGCTGGATATATATTAAACCACAAGTAAGCCGTAAGCGCACCCACAACTGTAAAACAAAAAGCAGCCAAGTATGACTGCCCCTGAAACATTGCAATTATCCCAAAAGTTCCAAAACTGATTGCCGCTAGTCCACCAGCCAAGCCATCTAAGCCGTCACTGATGTTTACGGCATTACCCATTGCAACAACCACAAAAATAAATATAGGTATAATCAGCCAGCCAAGCTCAAGCTCGAACGGCAAATACGGAATATGGACACTTGTAAACCCAAGCTTGTAGTAAAAAAACCAAGCAGCAACTGCTGCAACCAAAGCGATTAGCAAAAATTTTACACCACTCCGTAAACCACGCACACCACCGCCAAGACCGCGGATATTAATAACATCGTCAATCAAGCCTACGATTCCACCCCCGATAAGCGCCGCAAGTGGCAACCATGTTTCTGCCCTATTCAGATTAAAAGCAAGAGTCATCAAAGCAACGACTGCAACGAACACCATTCCAGCCATGGTCGGAATGTGCCGCTGATGCTTTTCGGCATGTAGCTTTGCAAAAACGGCTGCCTTCTCGCCCGTAGTGCTTGTTGTGCGCTGCACTTTCCAAAACTTAAATTTATAAGCAAAAAATGTGTAAATAGGAGTCGCCAACATACTAACGGCAAAGCCAATAAACGCCAGTAGTAACAAGCTTGTTACCTCGTTAATAATCTCGGCCGGAATTGAGTACATATTTTAGCCCCTTGGTTGAATTTTTAGATAATCTAGCAGCCAGTTTGAGATATCGGTAAAAATTGGCGCCGCACCTTGAGTGCCGGCGAAATCACCGAGATCCGAATCATCCACTCTTATCATTATCACATATTCTGGCCGATTTTGACCACCATAGCCTAGATACCCCCCGATGGTTTTCGTTTTGCTATACTGTCCGGTCGTTGGATCATAAACCTGCGCAGTCCCTGTTTTGCCGCCTGTTGTATATCCCGGTCTATCTAGCTTACCCAAACTTCCCGCCCTAATCTCGTGAGTCATCATTCGCAACTTTTCGGAAGCATCTGCGCTAATCACACCTGTTTTCTTCACGATAGGCTCTTTAGCAACTACATCACCCTTTTCATTCACTACTCCGCTAATAATCTGGGGTGAGTAATATGTTCCGCCATTAACTAGTGCCGAGAATGTTGAAACTGCCTGCAGCATAGTCATCGTCATACCCTGGCCAAAAGTCATGTTCGCATATCGAACTGGACCACCTTGCTCGTCGTCAGGTGAAATAACCTGCCCAGCCGCCTCAAAGGCCAGGGGGATTCCAGTAATCTCATTTAGTAAAAAACGATCTGTTAAGTACTGATAAAATTTATCCTTTGCCTGATCATTAATGTCGCCACCACCAAGTAATCGCAAAATGTGTACCATGCCAGTGTTGTAAGAATATCGCAGCGCATCAAGCATCTTAACATTACCCAAAAGTTCGTTACCAAGGTTCTTGATTGTTGCGTCTGCGACTTTTGTCGAGCCAGTATTCACATAGGTTGTGTCGGGCTGGATAACACCTTCGTTAAGGCCCATGGCAACTGTAAACGTTTTAGTTACAGATCCCGGCTCGTACGGATCTGAGATCGTCGGATTTTGAAAAGCGTTGTAATCTGTGACTTTTTGATATTCACCTGGGTTGTAGGTCGGCAAGCTTGCCATTGCCATGATTTGTCCATTATTTGGGTTAATTACAACAGCACTCCCTTTTGTAGCATGAACCCGCTCCAGCCCCGCTTTTAAAGCCTTCTCTACGTATGATTGAATATTGCGATCTATACTTAGGACCACGTCTTCACCATCTTGCGCTGGTGTCTGAACTGTATTCGCACCAACTGAGATCGGAATCCCATTCACATCTGTAATCGCCTTGAGCTGCCCTGCCACTCCGGCAAGTTGATCGTTATAACCTTGTTCTATTCCGTATTGCCCCTTACCTTCTCCATTTACAAACCCCAAGACCTGAGCCGCCAACGTTCCCTCAAGATAAGTTCGTTTTTCGCTTTCTTGAAGCCCAATTCCAGCTAACTCCTCTTTTTTAAGTAAATCAGCCTGTTGTTTGTTCAACAACTTCGCTAAAACAACATACTGTCGATCCTTGTTCTTCAAACTTTCTTCAAAGCCCTCCACTAAATTACCGCCAGCGATTCTGCGCAAAACCTCAGCAGCTTTCGTCTCATCTTTCACATATCGTGGATCAGCGAAAACAGTATAGCTCGGTTCATTTAAAACGAGTGGGGCTATCTTGTCATAGCCATCTTTTGCATAAATCTCACCTCTACTCGCTGCAATCGAGAATTTGGCCGTGTGCTCTTTTAGGGCTTCGGCTTCGTAATAGTCGTGTCTGATAACTTGAACATAAAAAAGCCGCACAACAAAAATAGCTCCCAGTAAAAACATGAGAGCCATTAAAATCCGCACCCGGCTATGTAAAGTTACATCTGTTTTTTCCATTGGAATTAATTAGTTCGTGCAAAATCAGTTTGAGCTGGAGAACCGAGCTGAGCAGCGACGCCACTTTGCGAAACTCGCTCTAACGCCTGCAACCTTGCCGTCTCAACTTCGAGATCGCGCTGTTCGCTTAAAAGCTGTTCTTTTTGATTGTTAAGATCGTTTATCTCGTATCCGTACGTACTTGTTTTGGTAATTTGCGTAAGGTAAATTAAGCCTAACACAGCAAGCATCAGTGCCACTAGTACCGTATGACTAACGGGCCCTAGCCGTTTGCTTGGCTTGAACCTAACCGTATTTTGATTGCGTCGCCATGATCTGCCGCCGGCAATTTGGCCCTGCATTGCTGCTGAATTATTGTACTGATACATTTTTGTTTCTTTTTATTTTGAGCTAAAATCCTGGCCTAGTGTAGACGATTATTAACCGTCTACACTAGTCTTTTTTTTGGTTTTAGCGCGCCTGCTCAAGGTGCCTTACAGCAACCTTAAATCGGCGAGAAGTACCCTGAACCTTGATAGGCATAGGTTATTCCCTTTTGTTTTTTATTTTTACAGCGCCTCGCAGTTTTGCACTACGAGAACGTGGATTGTAAACATCTTCGGTTGCCCCACTAATTGGTCGCTTGGTAATTAGGGAAAGTGTGGCTTCATATCCAGATTCCGCCTGCTCTTTAAAGAAGCGTTTAACCAAACGGTCTTCTAGGCTATGGAAGCTAATTATTGCTACCCTACCACCCGGTTTTAATAAATCAGGTATAAGTGGTAACACTTTTTTTAGCTGTCCTAGCTCGTCGTTAACCGCGATCCGGATTGCTTGAAATGTGCGCGTCGCCGGATGAGTTTTACCTCTTCGGCCACGATAAACATCTGCGACAACACCCGCAAGTTCAGCCGTAGTCGCAAATGGACGATTGGCAATTATTGCCTGGGCCACTTGTTTTGCCTTGGGTTCCTCGCCATATTCTCTCAAAATTTGCGTAAGCTCATCTTGGTTTATTTGGTTAAGGTACTCGGCCGCCGATAAACCATTTTGTTGGTCCATCCGCATATCTAGTGGTCCATCGCGCATAAAACTAAAACCGCGCTCGGGTATGTCTAGCTGTGGTGACGAAACACCAAGATCGATTAAAATTAAGTCGACTTGTTCACCTTGCTCGTGCAGCTGCTCGGCTGCCGTTCCGTAATCGCTTTTGATTAGGTTGGCGCCAGCTTGCTTTAACTCTTGCAAAGCTTTAATCGACGTTTCGTCTCGATCAACCAACGTAGCTAAATTAGCCGCACCAATTAAATTGATTACAGCTTTAGCATGCCCGCCATAGCCAGCCGTTAAATCGAGGTATCGCTCCCCTTTTTGCGGCTTGAGTACGTCAAGCACGGCTTGTAATAAAACCGGTTCATGTTGGAGTTGTTGTGGTGGTATTTTTTTCATATCGTAGTCACCTATTTGACAGCCAGCGTTTTTGTTTTTGTAAAATGTTTTTGTTTTTGTAATGTGTGTTAATGGAGTTGTTGTGGTGGTATTTCAAAATGAAACGCCGTTAAAGCCATTAACTTTGAGAGACTTATGTGAGGTGGAGTTTTTTGGGAGGTGTTTTTTGGAGGGGAAAGGTGCTAGGGCTTGCTAAGTGGAATGCCCTCGGCCCACTCACTGGCTGCCAAATAGCTGACTACGGAGAAACTCCGGTAGTTTTAAAAGCCATTGGCGTGTGTGTCACCGAATTTTTAAGGTGCCTACTTAGCCATTAAACGCCAGTAACGTCCAGCACGGACTGCTACGACATCACGAGTAATCCCCGAAAAATCTAGCAAATGCTGCTCGATACTAATACGACCCTGCTTAGCATCAAGGTCAGCTGATGTTTTGCCCATACGAAACTGTACGTTCAAATCAGCCACCTTTTGATCTAAGATGTCGCCGTTTAATGCAGGCTCGACCAATTCGTCCCATACCGATTTTGGGTACAGGTGCAAATATTTATCGAACCCTCTGGTAAGAACCACTCCACTTGCAAGCTCATCTCTAAGCTCGGCTGGAATTGTCAGCCTTCGCTTATCATCCAGCTTGCGTTCGAAGTAGTCTACCGTTGCCATTTTTTTAATAGTGGTTTTTGTTATTGCTTGGTGGCTTACCCACTGCTACCCACTGACATAAGTTTACTACCCACCATTACCCACTGCAAGTACTTTATTTCAAATAAATCACAGGGTCCACTCCACGCAGGCGTTTTATCCACAGTTCTGTGGGAAACTATTTTTGACAAATTAAAAACTACCCCGTTACGAGTAGTTCTTAATTTGCTCAGTATTTTTTATTCTTTGCCAACTACACGGTTATTAGCAGCAAGCCAACCCTCGACAGTTCCCCCGTCCATATAGTCACCTTTTGCCGGGACAACTACCATTTTATTACCGCTAGAAATGTACATATTTAACGCTTCGGTTATTTGGTACTCGCCGTTTGCTGCTGGAGCATTCTGCATTACTTGCTTTGCGCACTCCATAAGTTCGTAGTCAAACAAATATTTACTAATATTAATCAAGGTCGTGGGAGCATCTTCGACTTTTGGCTGTTCTATAACGCGCTTAAAAAAGCTAACACCGTTTTCGCCGTCGGTCTCGATCACACCATAACGGAATACGTCATCGCGGGGAACATTTACGGCAAGTAGTCCAGCACCAACGCCTGATTCATCTGCAGCCTTAATTAGTTCGGCGACTTCCGACCGACCGTCGGCACGATAAATAAAATCATCACCCATAAGTACTAAAACCTGTTCATTTTTTTTGATAAGGTGGGCACAAAGAGAAACCGGAACAGCAGTACCATAAGGCTGGTGCTGATCCTGAACCACATAATGGAAGTTTGCCTTTTTGGCCAAATGCTTAACTTCTTGAAGTTGCTCGGTTTTGCCTTTGGCTTTTAGGTATTCTTCTAAAAGCTGATTTCGGCCGTAATAGTTTTGCAGCTGCTCAAACTGCTCGCTTACAACAAAAATAATGTCAGTAATTCCAGCTTTTAGACAATCTTCAACTACGTAGTCAACCAGTGGTCGATTTCCGATCGGCAACATGCACTTTTCTACTGCCTTAGTAATTGGCAGTCGACGTGTTCCGTAACCCGCGACGGGAATAATCGCTTTTGTTATGCTACTCATTAATTAGCTCCTTTAGGGACTTAACTATCTGTCCATTATAATCTTTTGCCGGAAGTTTACGGACAAGCAAAACCCCGCTACACCATGTCGGCAAGTCGAGTACAGGTTTGTCATCAACTATTATTGCATCATGTTGTGGCAAATTATTCAAGTAAATCTGCTTGGGCTGTTGCACGATCACTTTTTCGAACTCTGCCAGTTCGGGCAAAAGTGAGATTTTAAATTCTTGAGTTTCTGGATCCCCAAAAGTAACAATCGTAGGCTTTGAGTCATGTTTATCTAGCCAACTTAAAAATTCACGCGCATCATCGTACAAAAAATCTTTCCCGATTAGCTCTTTAAAAATAAGCTCGCGAGCCTCTGTTGGATCGATCCCGAACGACTGCAAAGTTTTAAAAAAACGCAAATATCCACGCGCGCTACCTCCGCCCTTCACGCGGTGACGTAACATTCTAATGGCAAATGTCATCAACTTAATATCGTAAAGCTTCGAAACCGCTCGACACATTTCGCTGTATCCGTAGGTTGTACGGTAAAGCGTATCGTCTAAATCTAAATACCATTTTTTCATCAGCTAAAATATATTTTCATTAGTGCGCGCGCAACCCTATCCGGATCATGCCTTATAAACGACCGAGTTTTTGCAAGCCTATCGCCTTTTTTAAGTTTTATGTCACCCTTAAAAATCAGATCACTGCCTTTAACCAGATAGTTGGTTTTTTGGGTTTTTGCGGGCGGAGTAATCAGCAACTCCCCTTCTCGCTCGTATTTTTCAAAAACATTTTCGTCAGGTTTAGACGTGTTGTATAGTACAAAATCAAGGTTGCGACCACAAAATCGCTCAATTTCCGAGGCATGCTCGTAAACTCCCATGCCTGTAGTTTGGCCAGGTTTCGTAACTAAGTTACATACGTAAACAACCTTTGCTTTTGTTTCCTCGAGCGCCTGATTGACTCCCTTAATAATTAATGCCGCTCCAACAGACGTATATAAGTCACCCGGCGCAATTACTACTAAATCAGCTTCACGAATTGCTTTATCTGCATCCGGATTTATAACAGCGTTTGGCTCAAGTATCAACCACGGATTTGGCGCAAACCTTCGTAGATCTGTGGTGTCGACGGCATGCTCACCTTTTACAAGCGTCCCATCGTCTAGTTTGACCGCTAAATGCACGTTGTCTAAAGTCATTGGCAAAACTCGGCCAGAGATCTTTAAAACTTCACTAGCGGTTTCTACAGCTTCAGCAAAATTACCGGTCACCTTTTCGAGAGCTGTTAAAAACAAGTTTCCAAACGAATGTCCGCTCAGCTTACCGTCCTCAAATCGATAG
Protein-coding regions in this window:
- a CDS encoding UDP-N-acetylglucosamine--N-acetylmuramyl-(pentapeptide) pyrophosphoryl-undecaprenol N-acetylglucosamine transferase, whose amino-acid sequence is MTILAAGGGSGGHVTPVLAVLRELKKHDKNLKAYFITDKAFGQQATGIIDTLNFKVPVKKINAGKFRRFHSVSVWKQIFNLPMTFKNIGDVFVTGVGLLQSVRYLRKVKPDVVFTKGGFVCLPVGLAASFLKIPLVIHDSDSLPGLTNKLLAKHATIIATGAPVENYPYPREKTHYVGVPVSAAFRPVTQQEKEKCRSVLGMVDIKKPLVVVTGGGLGARNLNRAIVSVAEPLLKKCSILHITGQSNYNEVMQRAPESADYVVKPFINGLALAFGGADVVVTRAGATTTSELAAMAKPTIIVPNPYLTGGHQIKNAEVFAKAGAAIVVQEDKIVMNPVILKLAIEKIIDDKKTMNDLSKAIYKFAKPDSAIDMAELIVSAAYKNKERA
- the mraY gene encoding phospho-N-acetylmuramoyl-pentapeptide-transferase: MYSIPAEIINEVTSLLLLAFIGFAVSMLATPIYTFFAYKFKFWKVQRTTSTTGEKAAVFAKLHAEKHQRHIPTMAGMVFVAVVALMTLAFNLNRAETWLPLAALIGGGIVGLIDDVINIRGLGGGVRGLRSGVKFLLIALVAAVAAWFFYYKLGFTSVHIPYLPFELELGWLIIPIFIFVVVAMGNAVNISDGLDGLAGGLAAISFGTFGIIAMFQGQSYLAAFCFTVVGALTAYLWFNIYPARFFMGDVGSFALGTALGVVAMLTNTLFLLPIIGLVFVIEAGSSSIQLLSKKFLGRKVFISAPIHHHLEATGWPETKITMRFWLLAQICAAIGLIIFLTGGYV
- a CDS encoding putative peptidoglycan glycosyltransferase FtsW gives rise to the protein MNPSRGGRITRFVDEFEGIRKHRPDMPLILFICTLVLLGLIVIYSISPALIARISSSETEISQHYFLFRQLIYIAIGGAAFAIAAFVPLGWWRKNSLNILIVGIILGTLPFLLQATPLALCVNGACRWLDLGIISFQPAEVMKLALLVFLASFLAARVAQGELNDIKQTFVPLSVLLITSTIVIVGLQKDLGTGLTLFAIALIMLFMAGVKLKFFAMLIGLVVGLGVIFILLAPHRMERILTYFNHSSSTTTDMGYHENQALIAIGSGGMTGKGLGRSIQAFGYLPEAANDSIFAILAEKFGFLGTVAVLGLFGGMFWRMLKIMDQTSQLFPKLVIAGTFGWVFSHSIINVGAMLGIFPLTGITLPFVSFGGTSLLCMLAALGLVIQISRYTRHNPTQSTQGGTDDNFGGRRRIGRARNTGFSGTA
- a CDS encoding type IV secretion system DNA-binding domain-containing protein, which gives rise to MGPFLLEILSKWYIWLPIAAVFAYLAFRNNLRAKTVADTEHTLLILEIPRTNDKKELAAEQMFASLHGILRDKKELLSQGGLQEHISFEIASIDKQIRFYVWVPTHLQNFLEGQIYAQYPTVQIHKADSDYTEREILQPVIYSAELALTDNEALPIKTFQSFEVDPLAAVTATLAKLEEQNEEIWIQVLARPVSDGWHFKSTRFANKLKGKANSGVGHLLLGLLQAFFKPPEAKDSSAPEISERDKSRISEIEKKSVKLGYQVKMRILYLGNTEKTAKLRMQAIVGTFKQFNSTNLNGFQIKGAAYGQEGIDKFRARFFIDKGYILNIEELASVYHLPHTTVETPNIVWASSKTAEPPAKLPIILGTDRDNEISAFGLTNFRGINQQFGLFRGDRGRHAYIIGQTGTGKSGMLELLALSDIFHNQGYAIIDPHGDFAMANLKFIPPSRIKDVVYFNPADMQFPIGFNPMEVSDPNMKSHISSEVIGVLKRMFGDSWGPRLEYILRYTILALLDYPNTTLLDITRMLTDKKFRKAVVENCQDTVVRQFWNVEFASWNDKFLAEAISPVLNKVGAFTANPIIRNIIGQPKSTFNIRKIMDEGKILVVNLSKGLIGEDNAGILGSFLVTKIQLAAMSRSDIPLIEDRRPFYLYVDEFQNFATDSFATILSEARKYGLNLTVANQYISQMGETVRDAVFGNVGTTISFRVSPDDSQILGKQFAPQFLPEDIMQMANRHFVITMVINGEKTPSFSARTLTLPPAQTNFTEQIVQNTRQNYARPVNDVVAEIQQNVNPTHNQQAVTASNKPKEPKPDEVKPLPIVNETKIEQAKPAEQPAPQSEPALTAAASEPESASKKRRRRRKRSKSKQGSEVTTGPEPHNDSSSLSLR